One segment of Niabella beijingensis DNA contains the following:
- a CDS encoding 6-pyruvoyl trahydropterin synthase family protein codes for MKVSVFRREHFNAAHRLFNPEWDDATNEKVFGKCSLPHYHGHNYELEIKVTGTVNPETGFVMDLKELSGLVAKTVIERFDHRNLNLDTEEFKQTNPTAENIAIVIYNILRPHINSEHDLKIRLYETPRNFVEYPSS; via the coding sequence ATGAAAGTATCCGTTTTCAGGAGAGAACATTTTAATGCGGCACACCGGCTCTTTAATCCGGAATGGGATGATGCCACCAACGAAAAAGTATTTGGAAAATGTTCCCTGCCGCATTACCATGGACACAATTACGAACTGGAAATAAAAGTAACAGGGACGGTAAACCCCGAAACGGGTTTTGTAATGGACCTGAAAGAATTGAGCGGCCTGGTGGCAAAAACGGTAATTGAACGGTTTGATCACCGGAACCTCAATCTTGATACGGAAGAATTTAAACAGACAAACCCGACTGCTGAAAATATTGCAATTGTTATCTACAATATACTGCGTCCGCATATTAACAGTGAGCACGATTTAAAAATCCGTTTATACGAAACACCGAGAAATTTTGTAGAGTATCCATCATCATAA
- the folE gene encoding GTP cyclohydrolase I FolE: protein MAYKKEDQYDASVTQALIHHYRGVIEQLGEAPEREGLLKTPERVAKAMQVLTQGYNMDAHEIINSAKFHEDVSEMIIVKDIELYSLCEHHMLPFFGRAHVAYIPNGWITGLSKIARVVDVYSHRLQVQERLTVQIMNAIKETLNPLGVAVVIEAKHLCMMMRGVQKQNSETTTSAFDGEFQKNSTRSEFLKLISARLS from the coding sequence ATGGCTTATAAAAAAGAAGATCAGTACGACGCATCCGTAACACAGGCGCTTATACACCATTACAGGGGAGTAATTGAGCAGCTGGGGGAGGCACCTGAGCGCGAAGGCCTCCTGAAGACCCCTGAGCGTGTGGCAAAGGCCATGCAGGTATTGACACAGGGCTACAATATGGACGCGCATGAGATCATCAACTCTGCCAAATTCCACGAAGATGTAAGCGAAATGATCATTGTAAAAGATATTGAATTATACAGTCTTTGCGAGCACCATATGCTTCCTTTTTTTGGAAGGGCACATGTGGCCTATATTCCGAATGGCTGGATCACCGGACTGAGCAAGATCGCCCGGGTGGTGGACGTTTACTCGCACCGGCTGCAGGTACAGGAGCGGCTGACGGTACAGATCATGAATGCGATCAAGGAAACATTGAATCCGCTGGGTGTAGCAGTGGTCATTGAGGCCAAACACCTGTGCATGATGATGCGGGGTGTTCAGAAACAAAACTCGGAAACCACCACATCGGCTTTCGATGGTGAGTTCCAGAAGAACTCGACCCGAAGCGAATTTTTAAAGCTCATCAGCGCACGTTTAAGTTAA
- the fabD gene encoding ACP S-malonyltransferase: MKQAVVFPGQGSQFTGMGKEHYENNAFAKKLFEQGNEILGFRLSDIMFTGTAEELKETSVTQPAVFLHSIVAYKVMENNRPDMVAGHSLGEFSALVANNVLAFEDALQLVSVRANAMQKACELQPSSMAAVLNLPDETVEDICKAIQEETGEIVVPANYNCPGQLVISGTMKGIEIAVERMKAAGAKRALVLPVGGAFHSPLMEPARQELEAAIEKTAFHQPVCPIYQNVVARPVMDKEEIKENLIAQLTGAVKWTQSIQAMIANGATRFTEAGPGKVLQGLIQKIDKTVEVNGVS, from the coding sequence ATGAAACAGGCAGTGGTATTTCCCGGACAGGGATCGCAGTTCACCGGGATGGGAAAAGAACATTATGAAAACAATGCATTTGCAAAAAAACTGTTTGAACAGGGGAATGAGATCCTGGGGTTCCGGCTTTCAGACATCATGTTCACCGGAACTGCCGAAGAACTGAAGGAAACAAGCGTCACCCAACCCGCTGTTTTCTTACATTCGATCGTAGCATACAAGGTAATGGAAAATAACCGGCCCGATATGGTTGCCGGGCATTCCCTTGGAGAGTTCTCGGCGCTGGTGGCCAATAATGTACTCGCATTTGAAGACGCGCTGCAACTGGTATCCGTACGGGCCAATGCCATGCAAAAGGCCTGCGAGCTGCAGCCTTCTAGTATGGCCGCTGTACTGAACCTTCCCGATGAAACGGTAGAAGACATCTGCAAAGCTATCCAGGAGGAGACCGGCGAAATTGTGGTCCCCGCCAATTACAACTGCCCGGGGCAGCTGGTGATCAGCGGCACCATGAAAGGTATTGAAATTGCGGTAGAACGCATGAAGGCAGCAGGAGCAAAACGAGCACTGGTATTACCTGTTGGTGGTGCCTTTCATTCCCCGCTGATGGAGCCGGCACGCCAGGAGCTGGAGGCGGCCATTGAAAAGACAGCCTTTCATCAGCCGGTATGTCCGATCTATCAGAACGTGGTGGCACGGCCGGTAATGGATAAAGAAGAAATAAAAGAGAACCTGATCGCACAGCTAACCGGGGCAGTAAAATGGACCCAGAGCATCCAGGCCATGATCGCCAACGGAGCCACCCGGTTCACGGAAGCCGGT